actataaattataagttatttcataacacgttatcagcacgatcactctgcgattcggtaaaatttatttgtatcatttataccctgttataatggtcggtataccgcctctactattatttatatcatgttataatggccggaataccgcctatattatttactagtaatttaatttatttattggtcggccgagccgccttatatcctgtttattatttattggtcggccgagccgccttatatcctgtttattatttattggtcggctgagccgccttatattctgtttattattaattggtcggccgagccgccgtataatttatttattattctgcattgatcggctgagccgtcgcatgatttgttgtcatataacataaatatttcattgtcataatttttcacttttatgaaattttatagatttgattgaccgtttaatacgatattttcagactaatttttggtgcactcgatttaacccaacggtcacaaagaaattttttcaaaaatttcccctttctccaacggtcatgaacagtaattttcatctataaatacaactcattttcacttcatttcatcatccaaaacatttcatcttctctcaaaaatttcaaatcgctctcctccaatttttcaagaaagatgattcgcgcacttttgtttttatgtgccatttttatttgtgtttctatttatggtttattcgatggagaatttactccaagtgaatttaagatgattatcggtttaattttatttacatcgcttctccttgtaattgcttgtatggttaatgtaaacggtttttaaattatgaagttctaataaaattactattttgtgttttagaaatacaaatggcaaacatcgagaaactccagttcccagCTCTAAAAGTAACCGGCGAAAActatgtcagatgggtcacaaatgtgaaaccttatcttgtaataaaaaagatatccGAAGCTATaaaagtcggtaacaaatcgccacccgagcatatagccgaggcgataatcttcctgaagaagcacttagatgagaatctaactcacgactatggagacgttgaggacccagctgtactatggcaagccttgaaagacagattcgataatcaaaaggaaatcaatctccctcacgctcttgaagagtggaaaaccctgaggtttcaggatttccaaagggttagagattacaattccactatcttaaggatagttgcacaattaaaatattgtggtaaccctgtcaccgaagcagaaatgcttgacaagacatacaataccttccacaaagaacacaacgtcttatcccgaatttacagaaaatgtgggtacaccaaattttctgaattgatggtaacactcatgttggctgaaaagaacgatgagttactaatcaaaaaccataattcccgacctacgggagccaaggcatttcccgaagtgaatgctacggcggtagaatattcgggaaggagaaaccataccaaccgaggtcgtggtcggcgtttcaacaacaaacgtggaaagccttactatcctaaaagtattagatctaacaaatgggttagatctgaacaacctcataaaggcaaagaaaccgaagaggataccacaaagaaaagtgagactgtatgttacagatgtggatgtaaaggacattggtcccgtacctgtcgtactcccccacatttgtgcaagttatatcaagaatccataaaaggaaaggctaaagaggtgaacctcacggaaaacgttgaagggacctcataccttgaatcctctgatttcgcaaatgagctggactagaatactcttgaagagtacgaaaatgtttctaataagactgctgaatagtcctcatttgtaatgtataataattatgttttcaaagaataatgttgttttaacaacaatatatgtataattattgtgtgttttctttatataatcaatgaataaatttcacgtttcacttttatttaatgtttatgataatttcagaaatggatcaaaatactaatggagcaaaatccaagaaacggattcgtgaaatatgcataccagatagtggaacaacgcacactattctgagacaaaagagatatttctctgatataaaaccgacaagaattgtcgtcaatacaatatcaggtcctgcagacgtgattgaaggaactggtaaagcaaactttactttgccgaatggaacaaaattttccataaataatgctttatattctccgagttctaaaaggaatttgttgagttttaaagacatatatcttcacggatatgatactcagtctgcaactgaggatggaaagaaatacatgtatgtaatttctgaaaaatgtggcagaaagcacatattggaaaagtttccagaacttccttcgggattacatcatacttatatcgatgagatcgaatcaaatcttgtagtaaaacggaacccagaagagttcacgttatggcatgatcgccttggccatccAGGCTGTACAATGATGCGTAGAATCATAGagagctcacatggtcattcactgaaaatccaggagatttctcaagggaataaaatgacatgtgttgcatgttctctaggaaaattgatcgtaaggccatcgccaaccaaaatcgataaagaatcaccaaagttccttgaaagaattcaaggtgatatatgtggaccgatacatccaccatgtggaccattccactattttatggtattaattgacgcatccagtagatggtcacacgtttgtctattatcatctcgaaatgtggcatttgcgagatttctaactcagataatcaaactgcgagcacagtttcctgattatactattaaaagagttagactagacaacgctggtgaattcacatcccaagcattcaatgactattgtatggtaatgggaattgaagttgaacattcagttgctcatgttcatacgcaaaatggtttggctgaatctttaattaagcgtctgcaattgattgcaagaccattgatcatgagatcaaaacttccaacctctgtatggggacatgccattttgcatgcagaagcactcattcggatcagaccgagtgcataccataagtattccccacttcagttagcgtttggtcgagaaccaaacatttcccactttagaatctttggttgtgcggtatatgtgcctgtagcaccaccacaacgaacaaagatgggaccacaaagaaggttgggaatatatgttggttgtgattctccatcaattataagatacctagaaccacagactggtgacgtctttacagcacgttttgctgattgtcattttgacgaaaatgtattcccagttctagggggagaaaacaaaaatgttggaagtgatataaaatggagtgtaccatcattgttatatcttgatcctcctactaaagagtcagaactagaagttcgacgaattatgcatttacagagtatagctaaccagctacctgatgcatttgcagataccaagacggtaactaaatctcatataccagctgcaaatgctcctgctcgtatcaaaatgccaaatgaacaagaaaaggaggatgacacacgagaaccaaaaacacgcctgaagcgtggtagacctgctggttctaaggataagaatcctaggaaacagaagaaagctgaaatatatgatgcacccaaaatagcagaaaatattttggaagaaataaatgataaggactctgatgaatcagagcatcatgaatcgaaagataatcatgagatttctattaattacatccataataaaaggatatggaatagaaatgaacaaaatgatcttgatgatgctttctcatatatcgtGTCAGGTGAGGTAAATGAAGataccgatgatccagaaccgaaatccatatatgaatgtcaaaagagacatgattggaataaatggaaagaagcaatacaaatcgaacttgattcgcttaacaaacgaaaagtgtttggatctattgtactcacacctgaagatgtgagaccagttgggtacagatggattttcgttcgaaaacgaaatgagaaaaatgagattacaaggtataaagctcgccttgtagcccaaggattttctcaaagacctggtattgattatgaggaaacatattctcctgtaatggatgcgatcacatttagattcctgatgagtctagccgctgataaaaatcttgagatgcgtctcatggatgttgttacagcttatctatacggatcattagatactgatatctacatgaaaatccctgatggatttaaaatgccagaagcattaagttccaaacctaaagagttatgtgcaataaaattgcaaagatcattatatgggttaaaacaatctggacgtatgtggtacaatcgtctcagtgaacatttaacaaaagaaggatatgtgaatgatcctatatgcccatgtgttttcatcaagaaaacaacatccggatttgtgataatcgcggtatatgttgatgatctaaatattattggaactcaaaaagaaatacaaaaggcatcagactatctcaaaggagaatttgagatgaaagatcttggacagacacagtattgtcttggcctacaaatagaacattcacaaaatggtatatttgtgcatcaatccacatacactaaaagagtgttgaaacgatttaacatggataaatcaactcctcttagcaccccgatggtcgttagatcacttaacattgaaagtgatccatttcgaccacctgaggaaaaagaagagatacttggtccggaagtaccatatctaagtgcaattggagcgttgatgtaccttgcaaattgtacacggcctgatatatcattcgctgttaatcttctagcaagatttagctcatctccaacacgaagacattggaatggaattaaacatgtctttcgttacttacaagggactattgatttaggcttattttaccctaaagattcaaatggtcaaatggttggttttgcagatgcaggatatctttcagatccacacaaagcccgatcgcaaacaggatatgtttttacgatcggaggcactgctatatcttggcgttctcagaaacaaacgcttgtggctacctcttcaaatcatgctgagatcatcgcactccatgaagcaagtaaagaatgtgtatggctaagatcaataagccaacacatttgttcaagtagtgggattgacaaaagtacggggccaactattctatatgaagacaatgcagcatgtgttgctcaaacgaaggaaggatatatcaaaagtgatagaacaaaacatatacatccaaagttcttctcatacacccaagagctcgagaagaagaaagagattgaagtaagatatgtccgatcatgcgacaatgcagccgacctcttcacaaaagcaCTTCCtacttcggtattcagaaaacatgtccataacattggaatgcgtcatcagaaggatctatgactgctcaatcgagggggagcttacgtagttgtactctttttacctaactatggtttttcccattgggttttcctagaaaggtttttaacgaggcaacaaagacgttaagcgagagcggagagTGACACCGGTTCCCAAggggagtgttacgaaacttaatttaatacaagatggatgatcaagggggagtgttataagataaactttgaaatgatcctccactcctttaccaactcaagcactatgatcatctactcatcaagc
The window above is part of the Brassica napus cultivar Da-Ae chromosome C3, Da-Ae, whole genome shotgun sequence genome. Proteins encoded here:
- the LOC125584512 gene encoding uncharacterized protein LOC125584512, whose amino-acid sequence is MANIEKLQFPALKVTGENYVRWVTNVKPYLVIKKISEAIKVGNKSPPEHIAEAIIFLKKHLDENLTHDYGDVEDPAVLWQALKDRFDNQKEINLPHALEEWKTLRFQDFQRVRDYNSTILRIVAQLKYCGNPVTEAEMLDKTYNTFHKEHNVLSRIYRKCGYTKFSELMVTLMLAEKNDELLIKNHNSRPTGAKAFPEVNATAVEYSGRRNHTNRGRGRRFNNKRGKPYYPKSIRSNKWVRSEQPHKGKETEEDTTKKSETVCYRCGCKGHWSRTCRTPPHLCKLYQESIKGKAKEVNLTENVEGTSYLESSDFANELD